DNA from Bacteroides zoogleoformans:
TTGAAATTATCAGGAATGGCAGTAATCGTATCTCCATGACTCATCCAGATCTGCGTGTTCTTCTTCACCCTTTTGAACAAGGCATTTGCCGAATCGAACGAACTGAGATGCGCCCTCCCGTATTCGCGGGTTCCGGCAGGTTCCACCCTTCCGCCGTTGCTATAAGAGATGAACTGCGCACCGTAACAGATGCCCAAAATGGGGTACTTCCCGCGAATTCCACTCAAATCTACCTTGAAAGCGCTCTTATCATAAACGGAAAAGGGGCTACCCGAAAGGATAACTCCTTTTACACTCGCATCTCCGTATGGAAATTTGTTGTAAGGTACAATTTCGCAATAGACATTCAGTTCGCGCAGACGGCGACCTATAAGCTGTGTGGTCTGCGAACCAAAATCAAGAATTAGAATTTTTTCTTGCATATCAAATCGTTATGTTTTTCTTTATGGGATGCAAAAGTAAGAAAAATCGGTTACCAAACAATATAACATTCCCTTAAAAAAGATACGTTAAAGGAAATTTATCAAGACCCTGTTTTTAACTCGTTTAGAATGTCGTCCTTGCTTTAACCAAGAAAATACTTTCTTAAAGCGTTTGGAAAGAGGCCCAAGCATAATTTAAAAGAATTGTCACGGCAAGACAAGTTCTTTCTTAGCACAAAATCACCATTTTTAGGTATTGTAATTCAACGGATATATAACGAACTTTGTTATAAAATAAAAGAAAAAAAATGAAACAATTGAATCTTCCTATAGGCTCAATAAAGACAGGTCGAAACATGACAGCAATGTATTCCATGAAGCGAGCCGCCGGCAAAGGGCGGCTCGCTTTGTTTTTTTTGAACGAAACGGAGCGGTGTTCTCTTTTGGACTGCTGACGCACTATTCTATTCTTGCATTTAACTGAAACAACTTACAAATAACAAATAATGAAAATAGAAAGAATCAACGAGTGGTTTGCCCTGCGAGGCAAATGGATGGTGCAAAAACGCCTGCAAGTATTAGGCGGCTTTATTCTTGTTTTTGTCATAGGCTTTATGGGGCTAAAATATTTCAAGATAACTGCCTCATGGGACGACTATTTCCTCGAAGACGATCCGATGCTTGTCAAGACAGACGAATTCAAAGCCATATTCGGCAATGACAACTTTGCTGCTGTACTGACCCAATGCGATAATTCTTTTACGAAAGAAAACTTAGAGCTTATCCGCGAACTCACGAACGAGATGATGGACAGCCTTTCATACGCTGACAAAATCACGTCACTCACCGACATCGAGTTTATGGTGGGCAGTGAAGAAGGAATGACTATCGAACAGATTGTGCCGGACATCATCCCCGATACCGCCTCTGGCTTGGAAGAAATACGCCGCAAAGCTTATCTGAAATCACACATTGCCAAGCGACTTGTATCCAAAGACGGTACTCTCTCGTGGATTATCCTCAAGCTGCGAACCTTTCCTGAAGATTCTGTCTGGAATAAAGGGAAGAAGCCGGTTTCTCCGGAAGTGCTTACCGGCAACCAACTGGAACATATCATCACTAAAGACAAATACAAAAGTCTCCATCCCAAAGGTTCGGGTTTGCCCTACATCACAGCCATGAAGATGAAATGGATAGACAAAGAAGTACCTCGGGTCATGGGCTTTGCCACTCTTGTTTCCATTTTGATTCTATTATTGGTAACACGCTCATTCAGGGGAGTTATAGTGCCGCTCATCACGGCTGTGAGTTCCATCATAATTGTGTATGGCATATTAGGATACATCGGTATGACAATAGACAGTGGCATGCTGATGATACCTATGCTGTTGGCGTTTGCAGTATCGATAGCCTACAACATACATATTTATTCTTATTTTAAACGGCAATTCCTCATGCACGGAGAGCGAAGACGAGCTGTAGAAGAAACCGTGGGCGAGATGGGCTGGCCGGTATTGTTCAGTGCGCTTACCACTTTTGCCGCTTTACTGTCATTTCTTGCCATACCGATGCAGCCCATGCGATTTGTCGGCATCGCCACCTCTTCATGCGTGATGCTGGCGTTCTTTATCGCCATCACCTTGATGCCCGTGTCATTAAGTTTCGGCAAGAACGGCAAGCCACATCCCAAAGTACAGGAAACAGGTGGACACCAGCTTGATTGCCTATTGGAACATTGGGGAGAAAGCGTACTTAGGCACAGCACGTTAATTCTATGGATTGCCGGATTATTTACAGTAGTTTTCATCTACCAGTTCTCCAAAATAGAGACAGCTTTCGACGTGGAGCGCACCATGGGACGAAAGATAGCCTATGTAAACAACCTGTTGGACGTCGGCGAAAGCGAACTTGGTTCTGTCTACACCTATGATATAATGATAGATTTTCCTGAAGACGGATTAGCAAAATCTCCCGAAATGCTCGTACGATTAGACTCCTTAGCACAAGAAGCCGATGGCTATAAACTGACCAAACGAACGACTACGGTGTTGAACATCCTCAAAGATCTGAATCAAACCTTGCATGATGGCGATGCCACATACTATACCATTCCCCGGAACCCGGACGAGGTGGCCCAACTACTGCTTCTCTATGAAAATGCAGGCGGTAGCGAAGCGGAATACTGGATTGATTACGACTACCGCCGTCTACGGCTGATGGTGGAGATGAACAACTACGATTCGGGGGAAACAAAACGAGAGTTGAACAATATTACAGCTTATGCCTCCAAACTTTTCCCTCAAGCCACTGTCACCGCCGTGGGAAGCATTCCTCAATTTACGGTGATGATGCAGTATGTGGCTCGCGGACAAATGATTTCATTCGCCATCGCACTCCTTGTTATCGGAGTGCTGATGACTCTTGTCTTCGGCAGTGTGCGCATCGGACTTATCGGTTTGATACCCAATATTACTCCGGCTATGGTGGTTGGCGGCCTGATGGGTTGGCTGGGCTATCCGTTAGACATGATGACAGCCACCATCATGCCAATGATTTTGGGCTTAGCAGTGGATGACACCATCCACTTTATCAACCACGGACATTTGGAGTTCGACCGCCAAGGCAATTACCGTGTAGCCATTCTGCGTTCATTCCGCACCATCGGAACACCTATCATTCTGACGAGTGTCGTAATCTGCGCCAACTTCGCCATCTATACCACATCCGAAAGTCTATCCTTTATGCACATGGGTATGCTGTCCGTAGCCGGCATCATGTCGGCATTGCTTGCCGACCTCTGTGCCACCCCCATATTATTCCAAAAGTTACGTCTGTTCGGTAAGGAAACCGATAAGGAAAACAGACAGCCGATGAATAAAGAAGATTAACAAATAGACATAGAACAATGAGAAGATTCATCTTAATGGCAGCTACGGCCGTCGTATTCACAGCCTCAGCAATAGCACAAACGGGTAGAGAAATCGCCCAAAAAGTAAAAGACCGCCCCGATGGATACACCCGTCAATCGGAACTGACGATGAAACTGGTCAACAAGCGCGGCGCGGTGCGTGAACGTAAACTCATCTCTTATTCCATTGATGTGGGCAAAGAGAAGAAAGACCGCAAAAGCATCATGTTTTTTCAATATCCCGGAGACGTAAAAGGTACGGGATTCCTCACGTGGGACTACGATGACCCGAACAAGGATGACGACAAATGGCTCTATCTGCCCGCAATGAAGAAAACCCGTCGCATCAGCGGTTCGTCTGCCAAGCAAGATTATTTTATGGGCAGCGACTTTACCTATGACGACATGGGCAGCCGCAATGTGGATGAAGACACGCACAAACTATTGGGCGAAGAAACCATCGGCGGATACAAGTGCTGGAAGTTAGAGTCCACCCCTAAAGACAAACGAGATATTTATTCCAAGAAAACAGCCCTGATACGGCAAGACTGCCTGATACCAGTCAGGGTCGAGTTTTACGACAAAATAGGTAAGTTGCACCGCCGTCTCGAAATATCGGACATTGCCAAGGTCGAAGGTTTCTGGACAGCCCGAAAAATGCACATGACCAATGTGCAGACGGAACATCAGACGATTCTTGAAATTAAGAATCCGAAATACAACATCCCTATAGAGGAAACCGGATTCAATGTTACCACTTTGGAGAAAGGCAGGTTCTGATGGCAAGCGTAAGTAATTTCCCGGCAAGATTTCTCCTATCGATTTTTCTGCTCTTTTCTTTACATGCCCCCACATGTGGGCAAAAGGCAGAAGAATCGACGTGGCAGATTAAAGGCTTTGTCGATACCTATCACGCCATTCGTACCGAAAAGCCAAACGATTTTATGTCTTCGCGCACCCGGATAAGGGGTGAGATAGGCAAAAACTTTGGCAGCTCATCACTCTTTGTCTCGTTCAATGCCACCCACAATGCTTTATTAAAAGATCGCACAGGCTTTGAATTGCGAGAAGCGTATCTCGACCATCGGGAAGAGCATTGGGGATTCCGCCTTGGAAGGCAACTTGTCATCTGGGGAGCGGCAGACGGCGTGCGCATTACTGACCTGGTTTCACCCATGGATATGACCGAATTTCTAGCACAAGAATACGATGACATCCGTATGTCAGTCAATGCCTTACGTTTCTTCGTCTTTAATGACAAAATGAAATTCGAGCTGCTTGCCGTACCCACTCTCGAAGGGTATAAACTGCCCACCGACGACACCAACCCCTGGAGCGTGCTTCCCGAAACATCTCCTCTACCTCCTGTATGGAGCGAGGAAGGAAGTCATCCCAAGTTCCGACTCTCTAACATGGAATACGGTGGCAGGCTCTGTTTCACCCTACCGGGAGTAGACTTCTCTCTTGCCGCACTGCACACGTGGAACAAGATGCCCGTCATCACATGCCAACCATCAGCCACCCACCTCATAATGTCTCCGCGCTACTATCGCATGGGATTCTTCGGAGGCGATGTGTCGAAGCCGCTGGGACAGTTCGTGCTGCGTGGCGAAGCAGCCTTCAATGTAGGGAAGCACTTCAGCTACAAGCCTACGAACAATGCCACAACGCAAAAAGGATTTAACACATTGAATTATCTCGTGGGGATGGACTGGTATGGTCCTCATGAATGGATGGTGACGGCACAATTTTCTTCCGAAAGTATTTTCAGATACAAAAGCCATATTGCACAGCCTCAGCATAGCACACTCCTCACACTCAACGTGTCAAAAAAGTTATTGGGAAGCACGTTGTGGCTCTCCGACTTCACCTACTTCGATATGAACCATAAGGGATGGTTCAGTCGCTTTGCCGCCGAATATGCGCTGAATGATTACATTCTTCTCTCGGCAGGCTGCGACCTGTTCGAAGGCAACGAAGGAATGTTTGGCTCATACAAACACAATTCAGAAATATGGGCAAAGGCAAAATACAACTTTTAATGAATGACTCAACAAACTCCACCCTGCCCAACGCGCTACGCAGAGGTTCGTTATCCCGCACAGTCTTTCGGAATAGCTTAAGATACTGCTTGTATCACACTGATAATCAGTAA
Protein-coding regions in this window:
- a CDS encoding efflux RND transporter permease subunit → MKIERINEWFALRGKWMVQKRLQVLGGFILVFVIGFMGLKYFKITASWDDYFLEDDPMLVKTDEFKAIFGNDNFAAVLTQCDNSFTKENLELIRELTNEMMDSLSYADKITSLTDIEFMVGSEEGMTIEQIVPDIIPDTASGLEEIRRKAYLKSHIAKRLVSKDGTLSWIILKLRTFPEDSVWNKGKKPVSPEVLTGNQLEHIITKDKYKSLHPKGSGLPYITAMKMKWIDKEVPRVMGFATLVSILILLLVTRSFRGVIVPLITAVSSIIIVYGILGYIGMTIDSGMLMIPMLLAFAVSIAYNIHIYSYFKRQFLMHGERRRAVEETVGEMGWPVLFSALTTFAALLSFLAIPMQPMRFVGIATSSCVMLAFFIAITLMPVSLSFGKNGKPHPKVQETGGHQLDCLLEHWGESVLRHSTLILWIAGLFTVVFIYQFSKIETAFDVERTMGRKIAYVNNLLDVGESELGSVYTYDIMIDFPEDGLAKSPEMLVRLDSLAQEADGYKLTKRTTTVLNILKDLNQTLHDGDATYYTIPRNPDEVAQLLLLYENAGGSEAEYWIDYDYRRLRLMVEMNNYDSGETKRELNNITAYASKLFPQATVTAVGSIPQFTVMMQYVARGQMISFAIALLVIGVLMTLVFGSVRIGLIGLIPNITPAMVVGGLMGWLGYPLDMMTATIMPMILGLAVDDTIHFINHGHLEFDRQGNYRVAILRSFRTIGTPIILTSVVICANFAIYTTSESLSFMHMGMLSVAGIMSALLADLCATPILFQKLRLFGKETDKENRQPMNKED
- a CDS encoding outer membrane lipoprotein-sorting protein, which translates into the protein MRRFILMAATAVVFTASAIAQTGREIAQKVKDRPDGYTRQSELTMKLVNKRGAVRERKLISYSIDVGKEKKDRKSIMFFQYPGDVKGTGFLTWDYDDPNKDDDKWLYLPAMKKTRRISGSSAKQDYFMGSDFTYDDMGSRNVDEDTHKLLGEETIGGYKCWKLESTPKDKRDIYSKKTALIRQDCLIPVRVEFYDKIGKLHRRLEISDIAKVEGFWTARKMHMTNVQTEHQTILEIKNPKYNIPIEETGFNVTTLEKGRF
- a CDS encoding DUF1302 family protein, with product MASVSNFPARFLLSIFLLFSLHAPTCGQKAEESTWQIKGFVDTYHAIRTEKPNDFMSSRTRIRGEIGKNFGSSSLFVSFNATHNALLKDRTGFELREAYLDHREEHWGFRLGRQLVIWGAADGVRITDLVSPMDMTEFLAQEYDDIRMSVNALRFFVFNDKMKFELLAVPTLEGYKLPTDDTNPWSVLPETSPLPPVWSEEGSHPKFRLSNMEYGGRLCFTLPGVDFSLAALHTWNKMPVITCQPSATHLIMSPRYYRMGFFGGDVSKPLGQFVLRGEAAFNVGKHFSYKPTNNATTQKGFNTLNYLVGMDWYGPHEWMVTAQFSSESIFRYKSHIAQPQHSTLLTLNVSKKLLGSTLWLSDFTYFDMNHKGWFSRFAAEYALNDYILLSAGCDLFEGNEGMFGSYKHNSEIWAKAKYNF